The Bryobacteraceae bacterium genome includes a window with the following:
- a CDS encoding enoyl-CoA hydratase — MPVDENLSSPVAVLRENRVTRIVLNDPGKRNRLTPGMASALAEVLFEAADDPGVGSVLLEQRGEVFCSGFDFEALALAGDPEPFRRLFSLRQKLRKPAVAAVHGACAGAGIGLLLQCHYVLAAQGTKFAVTDIHSACWPVLYYGALCAAMGPRRACELSLTGRVFSAADALSYGLVQELVPEFELEDRALQMAAGLASLSPAAVAAGLEFAAGFFPGSAENHAAERFREATCSPDFREALAAASGRRRPEWPSLRGNA, encoded by the coding sequence ATGCCTGTTGATGAAAATCTCAGCAGTCCTGTTGCTGTGTTGCGTGAAAATCGTGTTACACGCATTGTGCTGAATGACCCTGGGAAACGGAACCGGCTCACACCCGGGATGGCCTCCGCACTGGCAGAGGTACTGTTCGAGGCTGCTGACGACCCGGGCGTCGGATCAGTGCTGCTCGAACAACGCGGGGAGGTGTTCTGTTCGGGTTTCGACTTCGAAGCGCTTGCGCTGGCCGGGGATCCCGAACCATTCCGGCGGCTGTTCAGCCTGCGGCAGAAGCTTCGGAAACCGGCTGTGGCAGCAGTGCACGGCGCCTGCGCAGGCGCTGGAATCGGACTCCTTTTACAGTGCCACTATGTGCTGGCGGCTCAGGGAACGAAATTCGCGGTGACGGACATCCACTCTGCATGCTGGCCCGTTCTTTACTACGGCGCCCTCTGCGCCGCCATGGGTCCGCGGCGAGCCTGCGAACTCTCACTGACAGGAAGGGTCTTCTCCGCCGCGGATGCCCTGTCTTACGGGCTGGTTCAGGAGCTTGTGCCGGAGTTTGAACTGGAGGACCGGGCGCTGCAGATGGCAGCCGGGCTTGCCTCCCTCAGCCCGGCGGCGGTCGCCGCGGGGCTGGAATTTGCGGCGGGTTTTTTTCCAGGAAGCGCGGAAAATCATGCGGCGGAGCGGTTCCGTGAAGCAACCTGCTCGCCTGATTTCCGCGAGGCTTTGGCCGCAGCGAGCGGACGCCGCAGGCCGGAATGGCCCTCCCTGCGGGGAAATGCATGA
- a CDS encoding TonB-dependent receptor has product MCLLATGQPASPPAAAPVETSITVTAAVSAEAPAHVTLMDAPRISQLPGVNLDDRLRMVPGFTLFRRTSSLAANPTTQGISLRGLGSTGASRTLLLWDGAPANSPFGGWIYWTRLDPELIERIEVTRGAPLSVFGDKAMGGTIALFSREPRARAAWLGYEGGNAGTHQLSAGAESGVPKHWGAGASLRALHTDGFFIVPEEARGPVDERAGVRFSSGALRASYNDGTRRLFLRADALAEERANGTTLTRNSTGAGTLAANWWQQAGAGAVNVLAYHSREEYRAAFSSIGAGRQSERLTSRQSVPSDATGAAALWQRAGARWSLTAGGDAVRTWGESRETLYPAGSRTGGGAQTQHGLFIQGSSAAGPLRFFGGLRRHDPGSGAAFWMPNGGAAAGGEKWRARISAYRALRAPTLNELYREFRVGNSVTLANPALRPESLRGVEAGGDFTSGPWRISVTAFHNRLGGLITNVTRSVTPQLITRQRDNAGGARVRGAEATARWRRGAVFAEAAWLLADARFDAGERIPQTPRHQGSFLTGWQNARTSLTAGFRASTAQFEDDRNLFLLPGFGVWQATARYRLADSVEAHAAVENAANRRVVAGFSPAPLLASPRLWRLGLRWRLN; this is encoded by the coding sequence TTGTGTCTCCTGGCCACTGGGCAACCGGCGAGTCCGCCCGCCGCGGCGCCGGTTGAGACGTCGATCACCGTCACCGCCGCGGTCTCGGCGGAAGCGCCCGCCCACGTCACGCTAATGGACGCGCCGCGCATCTCGCAGCTGCCCGGCGTCAATCTGGACGACCGGCTGCGCATGGTGCCGGGCTTCACTCTCTTCCGCCGTACGTCATCGCTGGCGGCCAATCCTACAACCCAGGGCATCAGCCTGCGCGGGCTGGGCTCGACAGGCGCCAGCCGCACGCTGCTGTTGTGGGACGGCGCGCCCGCCAACAGCCCGTTCGGCGGATGGATTTACTGGACGCGGCTCGATCCGGAACTGATCGAGCGCATCGAGGTGACGCGCGGCGCGCCGCTGAGCGTCTTCGGCGACAAAGCCATGGGCGGAACGATCGCCCTGTTCAGCCGCGAGCCGCGTGCGCGCGCTGCGTGGCTCGGCTACGAAGGCGGCAACGCAGGAACGCATCAGCTTTCCGCCGGCGCCGAATCGGGAGTCCCGAAACACTGGGGCGCCGGTGCCAGCCTGCGCGCCCTGCACACGGACGGGTTTTTCATCGTCCCGGAGGAGGCGCGCGGGCCGGTGGACGAGCGGGCGGGCGTGCGTTTCTCTTCCGGCGCGCTGCGCGCTTCGTACAACGACGGAACAAGGCGCCTGTTCCTGCGCGCCGATGCGCTGGCCGAGGAGCGCGCCAATGGAACCACGCTCACGCGCAATTCGACCGGCGCCGGCACGCTGGCAGCCAACTGGTGGCAGCAGGCGGGCGCAGGCGCGGTGAACGTCCTCGCCTATCACTCGCGCGAGGAGTACCGGGCCGCGTTCAGCTCCATCGGCGCCGGACGGCAGAGCGAACGGCTCACGTCGCGCCAGAGCGTGCCTTCGGACGCGACGGGCGCCGCAGCGCTGTGGCAGCGGGCTGGCGCACGGTGGAGCCTGACAGCGGGAGGCGACGCGGTGCGAACATGGGGCGAATCCCGCGAAACGCTGTATCCGGCCGGCTCGCGCACGGGAGGCGGCGCGCAGACACAGCACGGCCTGTTCATTCAGGGTTCGTCCGCCGCGGGGCCCCTGCGCTTCTTCGGCGGTCTGCGGCGTCATGATCCAGGCAGCGGCGCCGCTTTCTGGATGCCGAACGGCGGCGCGGCAGCGGGCGGGGAAAAGTGGCGCGCCCGCATCTCCGCCTACCGTGCGCTCCGCGCCCCCACTCTGAACGAGCTCTATCGCGAATTCCGCGTCGGCAACTCCGTGACGCTGGCAAACCCTGCCTTGCGGCCGGAGTCGCTGCGGGGCGTGGAAGCGGGCGGCGATTTCACTTCCGGTCCGTGGAGGATCAGCGTGACGGCGTTTCACAACCGCCTCGGCGGGCTGATCACGAACGTGACGCGCAGCGTCACGCCGCAACTGATCACGCGCCAGCGTGACAACGCCGGCGGGGCGCGCGTGCGGGGCGCGGAAGCCACGGCGCGATGGAGGCGCGGCGCCGTGTTCGCCGAAGCCGCGTGGCTGTTGGCCGACGCGCGCTTCGATGCGGGAGAGCGGATCCCGCAGACGCCGCGCCATCAGGGCTCATTCCTGACCGGCTGGCAAAATGCGCGGACTTCGCTAACGGCGGGTTTCCGTGCTTCCACGGCGCAATTCGAAGACGACCGCAATCTGTTCCTGCTTCCCGGCTTTGGAGTCTGGCAGGCGACAGCCCGCTATCGTCTGGCAGACTCCGTGGAGGCGCACGCGGCGGTCGAAAACGCCGCCAACCGTCGCGTCGTCGCGGGCTTCAGCCCCGCGCCCCTTCTGGCCAGCCCCCGCCTGTGGCGCCTGGGCTTGCGCTGGCGGTTGAATTAA
- the yeeF gene encoding putrescine/spermidine ABC transporter, with amino-acid sequence MPAEPAQPVRLLRSLGLFQLIVMGVIMVQPTAPMPPFGAISAGANGHVVTAVLIAMFAMMLTALSYGRMARAYPAAGSAYTYVARELHPALGYFTGWSMLLDYMVNPLICVIWCSKALMGLFPGTPFWMWASAFALLFTGLNLRRITATARTNEFLTAVMGVVILWTLGACVRYLMQLPDLDAQRFITPFYDPERFSWRSLSNGASIAVLTYIGYDGIATLSEEAKDPRRNILRAMVATCFIIGVLSAVEVYAAQLVWPAAEPYPDPDTAYLAIARRAGGEILFQTLSWTLVVATIGSASGALLAGARLLYGMGRDNAIPKSFFGYLHPKTRVPSRNVMFMGALALLGAFAISYQTGAELLNFGALIGFMGVNVSSLVHYYIRERDRHWTHLVAPAAGFLVCLYLWLSLSWIAKIAGFAWLAFGVAYGAWKTGGFKRDIIRFEIPSDE; translated from the coding sequence ATGCCTGCAGAACCCGCCCAGCCCGTGCGCCTGCTGCGCTCGCTCGGCCTGTTCCAGCTCATCGTGATGGGCGTCATCATGGTGCAGCCTACGGCGCCGATGCCGCCCTTCGGCGCCATCAGCGCCGGGGCCAACGGCCACGTGGTTACGGCCGTGCTCATCGCCATGTTCGCGATGATGCTGACCGCGCTGAGCTACGGGCGCATGGCGCGGGCGTACCCGGCGGCGGGCAGCGCCTACACCTACGTCGCCCGCGAGCTGCACCCCGCGCTCGGCTATTTCACCGGCTGGAGCATGCTGCTCGACTACATGGTGAACCCGCTGATCTGCGTCATCTGGTGTTCGAAGGCGCTGATGGGACTGTTCCCGGGCACGCCGTTCTGGATGTGGGCAAGCGCGTTCGCCCTGCTGTTCACGGGCCTCAATCTGCGGCGCATCACCGCAACGGCGCGCACAAACGAATTTCTGACAGCCGTGATGGGCGTAGTCATCCTCTGGACCCTCGGCGCCTGCGTCCGCTATCTGATGCAGCTGCCTGATCTCGACGCACAGCGTTTCATCACCCCCTTTTACGATCCGGAGCGGTTTTCGTGGAGGTCGCTTTCGAACGGCGCATCGATCGCCGTGCTCACCTATATCGGCTATGACGGCATCGCCACGCTGTCAGAGGAAGCCAAAGATCCGCGACGCAACATCCTGCGGGCGATGGTGGCGACGTGCTTCATCATCGGCGTTTTGTCCGCCGTGGAAGTCTACGCTGCACAGCTGGTCTGGCCCGCCGCCGAACCGTACCCCGACCCGGATACTGCGTATCTGGCCATCGCCCGCCGCGCGGGAGGCGAGATTCTGTTTCAAACACTTTCGTGGACTCTTGTTGTGGCCACCATCGGCTCCGCCTCGGGGGCGCTGCTGGCGGGAGCGCGGCTGCTGTATGGCATGGGGCGCGACAACGCCATTCCGAAGTCCTTCTTCGGCTACCTGCACCCGAAGACGCGCGTGCCGAGCCGCAACGTGATGTTCATGGGCGCGCTGGCTCTTCTCGGCGCGTTCGCGATCTCTTATCAGACGGGCGCCGAGCTGCTGAACTTCGGCGCGCTGATCGGCTTCATGGGCGTCAACGTGTCGAGCCTGGTGCACTACTACATCCGCGAACGCGACCGGCACTGGACGCATCTGGTGGCGCCGGCGGCGGGCTTCCTCGTCTGTCTCTACCTGTGGCTCAGCCTGAGCTGGATCGCCAAGATCGCCGGCTTCGCGTGGCTGGCTTTCGGCGTGGCCTACGGCGCCTGGAAGACCGGCGGCTTCAAGCGCGACATCATCCGCTTCGAGATTCCTTCCGACGAATGA
- the pheS gene encoding phenylalanine--tRNA ligase alpha subunit, which translates to MLDSTLSDIEARALSAIENAADAAALEQARVEFLGRKGALAQIGKDLGKLSPEERARIGKLLNSVKQTIEQRFETKKTWFEEQALRARLDAEWLDVTLPAPGTRPGSLHPLTQIQKELEDLFTSLGFAVVDGPEVETEWHNFDALNIPPAHPARDAQDTFWLENGHLLRTHTSPVQVRAMERFGAPLRIIAPGRVFRNEEVDASHEHTFYQLEGMMVDRDVSIGHMLYFMKTLLEAIFRREVTVRLRPGFFPFVEPGFELDIQCLLCGGAGCPVCKQSGWVELLPCGLVHPNVLRAGGIDPLEWNGFAFGLGLTRLVMMRYAIDDIRLLQSGDLRFLQQF; encoded by the coding sequence ATGCTGGATTCCACGCTATCGGACATCGAAGCGCGCGCGCTGTCCGCGATCGAGAACGCAGCGGACGCCGCGGCGCTGGAACAGGCCCGCGTCGAGTTCCTGGGACGCAAGGGGGCTCTCGCGCAGATCGGCAAGGATCTCGGCAAGCTTTCTCCTGAAGAGCGCGCACGGATCGGCAAGCTGCTGAACTCTGTCAAGCAGACGATCGAGCAGCGGTTCGAGACGAAGAAGACGTGGTTCGAAGAGCAGGCCCTGCGCGCGCGGCTGGACGCCGAGTGGCTCGACGTCACGCTGCCCGCGCCCGGAACGCGGCCTGGTTCGCTGCATCCGCTGACTCAGATCCAGAAGGAGCTGGAAGACCTGTTCACGAGCCTCGGATTCGCCGTCGTGGACGGGCCGGAAGTGGAAACCGAGTGGCACAACTTCGACGCGTTGAACATCCCGCCGGCGCATCCGGCGCGTGATGCCCAGGACACATTCTGGCTGGAAAACGGGCACCTCCTGCGCACGCATACCTCGCCCGTTCAGGTGCGCGCCATGGAGCGGTTCGGCGCGCCGCTGCGCATCATCGCGCCCGGGCGCGTGTTCCGCAACGAGGAAGTGGACGCGAGCCACGAGCATACGTTCTACCAGCTGGAAGGCATGATGGTCGACCGCGACGTCAGCATCGGCCACATGCTGTACTTCATGAAGACGCTGCTCGAGGCGATCTTCCGCCGCGAAGTGACCGTGCGTCTGCGTCCTGGCTTCTTCCCGTTCGTCGAGCCGGGCTTCGAGCTGGACATTCAATGCCTGCTGTGCGGCGGCGCGGGCTGCCCGGTATGCAAGCAGAGCGGCTGGGTGGAACTTCTGCCCTGCGGGCTGGTGCATCCGAACGTGCTGCGCGCGGGCGGCATTGATCCGCTCGAGTGGAACGGCTTCGCTTTCGGGCTCGGACTGACGCGGCTTGTCATGATGCGCTACGCCATTGATGACATCCGG